The following are encoded together in the Triticum dicoccoides isolate Atlit2015 ecotype Zavitan chromosome 6B, WEW_v2.0, whole genome shotgun sequence genome:
- the LOC119324502 gene encoding uncharacterized protein LOC119324502, with protein sequence MGFFRRIAGIFGGSRDDADHHHDAAGGGGGGDVPHEKVAAAAAAAAASGHATRRGFSVQVPVPVDRPAAGPVLAPCPAGDGGVQGFRWYTRRLRIDEDGDVADEFLDEVLPESSNNNDASPAGRFQVKYNTRPTALAMRKQTVAVDGDIRHCVEHQGQLQWV encoded by the exons ATGGGCTTCTTCCGCCGGATCGCCGGCATATTCGGCGGCTCCAGGGACGACGCCGACCACCACCAcgacgccgccggcggcggcggcggcggggacgtcCCGCACGAGAAGGTGGccgccgccgcggcggcggcggcggcctccgggCACGCTACTAGGCGCGGATTCAGCGTGCAGGTGCCCGTGCCGGTCGACCGGCCGGCGGCCGGGCCCGTGCTGGCGCCCTGCCCCGCGGGAGACGGCGGCGTCCAG GGCTTCCGGTGGTATACAAGGAGGTTAAGGATCGACGAAGACGGTGACGTCGCCGACGAGTTCTTGGATGAGGTCCTCCCCGAAAGCTCGAACAACAACGACGCGAGCCCAGCTGGAAGGTTCCAGGTGAAATACAACACGAGACCAACCGCTCTAGCGATGAGGAAGCAAACGGTCGCCGTAGACGGCGACATCCGCCATTGCGTGGAGCATCAAGGGCAGCTCCAGTGGGTGTGA
- the LOC119323304 gene encoding uncharacterized protein LOC119323304, which produces MRPQHPPRPPLAIPQVIPRKRGRRSAKDVVARPFRCTRYGWWNPIMKHTFFDVPALECKCCKEKCPLDFDFNLCGITVNLHKIFGHILDQGNSELCEAFAFAKIMEMTKKIQYLMLAKDPTLIGSLNPFHLFDQYKIMLGGVPATGGTDQTILMAMALKELGIMDNRKSTIYRASNVSTISRNDQQAIVSALANGFPLHATILQGTKLTFLRYCTSYEPPDFFQALKVRAPEDIPCHAIVLVGAVKKKGKLSYYFLNAWKRFCARRSEDGTLLAYGIGKVNANRLYRNVIKVSRFKEAPNERSFTQNMKLNTALLVGDLPRREPTFR; this is translated from the exons ATGCGTCCCCAGCATCCCCCGCGTCCCCCGCTGGCAATCCCTCAAG TCATCCCACGTAAAAGAGGCAGAAGAAGTGCAAAGGATGTGGTTGCACGACCATTTAGGTGCACGAGATATGGTTGGTGGAATCCAATCATGAAGCACACGTTTTTTGACGTACCTGCTCTAGAGTGCAAGTGCTGTAAAGAAAAG TGTCCACTGGATTTCGATTTTAACTTATGTGGAATTACCGTCAACCTTCACaagatttttggacatatattggaTCAAGGCAATAGCG AGCTGTGCGAAGCATTTGCTTTTGCCAAAATCATGGAGATGACAAAAAAAATTCAGTACTTGATGCTAGCTAAGGACCCTACATTAATCGGGTCATTGAATCCGTTCCACTTATTTGATCAATACAAAATTATGCTTGGAGGAGTTCCAGCTACCGGTGGAACGGATCAAACCATCTTAATGGCAATGGCTCTTAAAGAGCTAGGAATTATGGATAAT CGTAAATCAACTATATATAGGGCATCCAATGTCTCTACCATAAGCAGGAATGACCAGCAGGCCATTGTTTCTGCATTGGCGAATGGTTTTCCGCTGCACGCAACTATTCTTCAGGGTACCAAACTGACTTTCCTAAG GTACTGTACTTCGTACGAACCCCCTGATTTCTTCCAGGCTCTGAAAGTAAGAGCTCCTGAAGATATACCATGTCATGCTATTGTGCTAGTAGGGGctgtcaagaaaaagggcaagctcTCTTATTATTTCTTGAATGCCTGGAAACGGTTCTGTGCTCGTAGGAGTGAGGATGGCACGTTATTGGCCTATGGGATAGGAAAGGTAAATGCTAATAGGTTATATAGGAATGTCATCAAGGTATCTCGCTTCAAGGAAGCTCCAAACGAGAGGAGTTTCACGCAAAACATGAAACTGAACACAGCATTGCTTGTTGGGGACCTGCCTAGGAGGGAACCTACCTTCAGGTGA
- the LOC119326446 gene encoding protein SENSITIVE TO UV 2-like isoform X3 has translation MGSNDPSTPPKASKPPEQEQPPATTSGTTAPVYPEWPGFQGYPAMPPHGFFPPPVAAGQAHPYMWGAQHMVPPYGTPPPPYMMYPPGTVYAHPTAPGVHPFHYHMQTNGNLEPAGAQGAAPGAAETNGKNEPGKTSGPSANGVTSNSESGSDSESEGSDANSQNDSHSKENDVNENGSAQNGVSHSSSHGTFNKPMPLVPVQSGAVIGVAGPATNLNIGMDYWGATGSSPVPAMRGKAPSGSARGEQWDERELKKQKRKLSNRESARRSRLRKQAECEELGQRAEALKSENSSLRIELDRIKKEYEELLSKNTSLKRELERTLKQMNDLKNEHIELKKGMKEKDLEIEAKEAEIHNLKKANVRDISSKEMDIDQPCHTPANEALHARGSCWTSTKRISLEESGHPELERNKSKDIKTKGVQTDLPLNSGHLERKKVLMNNISSNLCAIWGRPANSMLGRSLISKILASCSEEMLTLFQSARLPDKCETSTEASSSMNNAVSEVYDIIVKMNSDTIPIRTLLEALLNLCVVGNAVVVGRALRILHSILQNLLTHGTRSNQRNNVSIETYVDNNMEMEGNNQEHSSALLNMPDPEEAGLHIGNMLIPSTFWTPFFTGVLQIALKYLEEGIRVDALSIMILIVRTSDSKGEREKFGFISIMESLHQLLQKENALLVKKHSVHLLFLLLNCPVMLKMLCSGGKDGSELMETVGCENEPQQAINSVLKDLSECLTCEATTSLELKLCRLVVNLLAYIASSGKLGYEVLLGSVTAHGASFLELTMEVLASKMECKVDFSTEVHELLNERYLLMREVLILLNRLASHAMFSKPTLEVLMGSKRCAGLTIDIANRLPQRSKYPLRKLNPQMANDLADLAQKFRSRVYGFLEEQQHSTAERCDTGALGKPPRVTR, from the exons ATGGGGAGCAATGATCCTAGCACGCCACCTAAGGCTTCGAAGCCACCAGAACAG GAGCAACCTCCGGCTACTACCTCTGGCACTACAGCTCCAGTTTACCCTGAATGGCCCGGCTTTCAG GGCTACCCAGCGATGCCACCACATGGGTTTTTCCCCCCTCCTGTTGCTGCAGGCCAGGCTCATCCATACATGTGGGGAGCTCAG CACATGGTGCCACCTTACGGGACACCACCACCCCCCTATATGATGTATCCACCAGGAACAGTATATGCCCATCCGACTGCTCCT GGTGTGCATCCATTTCATTATCATATGCAAACAAATGGAAATCTTGAACCTGCT GGAGCTCAGGGAGCTGCACCAGGTGCTGCAGAAACGAATG GGAAAAATGAGCCCGGCAAAACATCTGGTCCATCTGCCAATGGGGTTACGTCCAACAG TGAAAGCGGAAGTGATAGTGAAAGTGAAGGAAGTGATGCCAATTCTCAAAAT GATTCACATTCAAAGGAGAATGATGTAAATGAAAATG GCAGTGCTCAGAATGGCGTATCTCATTCATCATCGCATGGAACATTTAATAAACCCATGCCGTTGGTTCCAGTACAATCAGGTGCAGTGATAGGAGTTGCTGGTCCTGCGACAAACTTGAACATAGGGATGGACTACTGGGGTGCAACTGGCTCTTCACCTGTTCCTGCAATGCGCGGCAAAGCACCGTCTGgttcagctcgaggagagcaatgg GATGAAAGGGAGCTTAAGAAGCAGAAGAGGAAGCTGTCCAACCGGGAATCAGCACGCAGGTCCCGGCTGCGCAAGCAG GCCGAGTGTGAAGAGCTGGGGCAGCGCGCTGAGGCTTTGAAGTCAGAGAACTCGTCCCTCAGGATCGAGCTCGACCGGATCAAAAAGGAGTACGAGGAGCTCCTTTCGAAGAACACATCTCTGAAG AGGGAGCTGGAGCGTACCTTGAAGCAGATGAATGACTTG AAAAACGAGCACATTGAGCTGAAGAAAGGCATGAAAGAGAAAGACCTTGAAATCGAGGCCAAAGAAGCAGAGATTCATAATCTTAAGAAGGCAAATGT CAGAGATATTTCTAGTAAGGAGATGGATATTGATCAGCCTTGCCATACCCCTGCAAATGAGGCTTTGCATGCCAGGGGTTCCTGTTGGACATCCACAAAGAGAATATCTTTGGAG GAAAGCGGCCACCCTGAATTAGAAAGGAACAAATCTAAGGACATTAAGACTAAAGGAGTCCAGACAGATCTTCCACTGAACAGTGGACATCTTGAGCGCAAGAAAGTATTAATGAATAACATCTCTAGCAATCTATGTGCAATCTGGGGCAGGCCAGCTAACAGTATGTTAGGGAGGAGTTTGATCTCGAAGATCCTTGCTTCTTGCTCAGAAGAAATGTTGACACTTTTCCAATCTGCGAGATTACCAGACAAGTGTGAAACCTCTACTGAAGCGAGCTCCTCCATGAATAATGCTGTTTCGGAAGTATATGATATTATTGTCAAG ATGAATAGTGACACCATACCTATACGGACGCTTCTTGAAGCATTGCTAAATCTGTGTGTTGTTGGTAAT GCTGTTGTTGTCGGTAGAGCGCTGCGGATATTGCATAGCATCTTGCAGAACTTGCTCACTCATGGAACCAGGTCTAACCAAAG GAACAATGTTTCTATTGAGACGTATGTTGACAATAACATGGAAATGGAGGGGAACAATCAAGAACACAGTTCTGCTTTGCTGAATATGCCTGACCCAGAGGAAGCTGGACTTCACATTGGAAATATGTTAATTCCTTCTACATTCTGGACTCCATTCTTCACTGGAGTGCTACAAATTGCGCTAAAATATTTGGAAGAGGGTATTCGTGTTGATGCATTATCCATAATGATTCTCATTGTAAGGACTAGTGATTCCAAAGGGGAGCGTGAAAA ATTTGGATTTATTTCTATAATGGAAAGCTTGCATCAGTTGCTGCAGAAAGAGAATGCATTGCTCGTAAAGAAGCATTCGGTGCATCTACTTTTCTTGCTTTTGAACT GCCCTGTGATGTTGAAGATGCTTTGCAGTGGAGGTAAAGATGGTTCTGAACTGATGGAAACTGTTGGATGTGAAAACGAACCACAACAAGCTataaactcagttcttaaggacttgTCTGAATGTTTAACTTGTGAAGCAACGACTTCTCTG GAGCTCAAGCTTTGTCGGCTAGTTGTGAATCTATTAGCGTACATAGCTTCTAGTGGCAAATTGGGATATGAAGTGCTTCTAGGTTCAGTGACTGCCCACGGTGCTAGTTTTCTTGAGTTGACCATGGAAGTCCTTGCTTCCAAGATGGAATGCAAAGTTGATTTTTCAACCGAGGTGCATGAGCTATTGAATGAAAG GTATTTGCTGATGAGAGAAGTTCTGATCCTTCTAAACCGACTAGCCTCGCACGCCATGTTTTCAAAGCCAACCCTGGAGGTGCTGATGGGGAGCAAGCGGTGCGCGGGGTTGACAATCGACATCGCGAACCggctgccccagaggagcaagtacCCCTTGAGGAAGCTAAACCCTCAGATGGCGAATGATCTCGCCGATTTGGCCCAGAAGTTCCGTTCGCGGGTGTACGGTTTCCTGGAGGAGCAACAGCATTCAACAGCTGAGCGTTGCGATACAGGCGCCTTGGGCAAGCCTCCGAGAGTAACAAGATAG
- the LOC119326446 gene encoding protein SENSITIVE TO UV 2-like isoform X1: MDGDGFDDGWWEANQQYLDNICREAEESSASRNPSTATPAPAPAPDPAATTTQHHAPPSAASCPPPSSAAPLSRVPAASYPPSSFAASAAPLPRVPASPNAFAAPASTLYRPPAAPPHAAAISPFAHPSHMPASAPLHFSPPRELSQRVPDAGCGGGFSPPREFSQRPSSSAAAEDTDCQITGAAGPNRPRGAPRERDARPPSQAHGDRVKAVPPRGRLPRAAKEKESKSAEELRRELERTLKQMNDLKNEHIELKKGMKEKDLEIEAKEAEIHNLKKANVRDISSKEMDIDQPCHTPANEALHARGSCWTSTKRISLEESGHPELERNKSKDIKTKGVQTDLPLNSGHLERKKVLMNNISSNLCAIWGRPANSMLGRSLISKILASCSEEMLTLFQSARLPDKCETSTEASSSMNNAVSEVYDIIVKMNSDTIPIRTLLEALLNLCVVGNAVVVGRALRILHSILQNLLTHGTRSNQRNNVSIETYVDNNMEMEGNNQEHSSALLNMPDPEEAGLHIGNMLIPSTFWTPFFTGVLQIALKYLEEGIRVDALSIMILIVRTSDSKGEREKFGFISIMESLHQLLQKENALLVKKHSVHLLFLLLNCPVMLKMLCSGGKDGSELMETVGCENEPQQAINSVLKDLSECLTCEATTSLELKLCRLVVNLLAYIASSGKLGYEVLLGSVTAHGASFLELTMEVLASKMECKVDFSTEVHELLNERYLLMREVLILLNRLASHAMFSKPTLEVLMGSKRCAGLTIDIANRLPQRSKYPLRKLNPQMANDLADLAQKFRSRVYGFLEEQQHSTAERCDTGALGKPPRVTR, translated from the exons ATGGACGGCGACGGCTTCGACGACGGTTGGTGGGAGGCGAACCAGCAGTACCTCGACAACATCTGCCGCGAAGCCGAGGAGAGCTCCGCCTCCCGCAACCCTAGCACCGCCACCcccgctcccgctcccgctcccgacccagccgccaccaccacccagcaccacgcgccgccctccgccgcctcgtgccctcctccctcctccgccgctcccctctccCGCGTCCCGGCCGCCTCGTACCCTCCTTCGTCCTTCGCCGCATCTGCCGCTCCACTCCCCCGCGTCCCCGCCTCGCCAAATGCATTCGCCGCACCCGCCTCCACCCTCTACCGGCCTCCCGCCGCGCCGCCCCATGCCGCCGCCATCTCCCCCTTCGCGCACCCCTCCCACATGCCCGCCTCCGCGCCCCTCCACTTCTCGCCCCCGAGGGAGCTCTCCCAGCGCGTCCCGGAcgccggctgcggcggcggcttctCTCCTCCGCGGGAGTTCTCCCAGCGCCCCTCCTCCTCGGCGGCGGCCGAGGACACCGACTGCCAGATCACAGGGGCGGCGGGCCCCAACCGGCCCAGGGGTGCGCCGAGGGAGAGGGATGCCAGGCCGCCGAGCCAGGCCCATGGCGACCGCGTCAAGGCCGTGCCGCCCAGGGGGAGGCTCCCTAGGGCGGCCAAGGAGAAAGAGAGCAAGTCGGCCGAGGAGCTCAGG AGGGAGCTGGAGCGTACCTTGAAGCAGATGAATGACTTG AAAAACGAGCACATTGAGCTGAAGAAAGGCATGAAAGAGAAAGACCTTGAAATCGAGGCCAAAGAAGCAGAGATTCATAATCTTAAGAAGGCAAATGT CAGAGATATTTCTAGTAAGGAGATGGATATTGATCAGCCTTGCCATACCCCTGCAAATGAGGCTTTGCATGCCAGGGGTTCCTGTTGGACATCCACAAAGAGAATATCTTTGGAG GAAAGCGGCCACCCTGAATTAGAAAGGAACAAATCTAAGGACATTAAGACTAAAGGAGTCCAGACAGATCTTCCACTGAACAGTGGACATCTTGAGCGCAAGAAAGTATTAATGAATAACATCTCTAGCAATCTATGTGCAATCTGGGGCAGGCCAGCTAACAGTATGTTAGGGAGGAGTTTGATCTCGAAGATCCTTGCTTCTTGCTCAGAAGAAATGTTGACACTTTTCCAATCTGCGAGATTACCAGACAAGTGTGAAACCTCTACTGAAGCGAGCTCCTCCATGAATAATGCTGTTTCGGAAGTATATGATATTATTGTCAAG ATGAATAGTGACACCATACCTATACGGACGCTTCTTGAAGCATTGCTAAATCTGTGTGTTGTTGGTAAT GCTGTTGTTGTCGGTAGAGCGCTGCGGATATTGCATAGCATCTTGCAGAACTTGCTCACTCATGGAACCAGGTCTAACCAAAG GAACAATGTTTCTATTGAGACGTATGTTGACAATAACATGGAAATGGAGGGGAACAATCAAGAACACAGTTCTGCTTTGCTGAATATGCCTGACCCAGAGGAAGCTGGACTTCACATTGGAAATATGTTAATTCCTTCTACATTCTGGACTCCATTCTTCACTGGAGTGCTACAAATTGCGCTAAAATATTTGGAAGAGGGTATTCGTGTTGATGCATTATCCATAATGATTCTCATTGTAAGGACTAGTGATTCCAAAGGGGAGCGTGAAAA ATTTGGATTTATTTCTATAATGGAAAGCTTGCATCAGTTGCTGCAGAAAGAGAATGCATTGCTCGTAAAGAAGCATTCGGTGCATCTACTTTTCTTGCTTTTGAACT GCCCTGTGATGTTGAAGATGCTTTGCAGTGGAGGTAAAGATGGTTCTGAACTGATGGAAACTGTTGGATGTGAAAACGAACCACAACAAGCTataaactcagttcttaaggacttgTCTGAATGTTTAACTTGTGAAGCAACGACTTCTCTG GAGCTCAAGCTTTGTCGGCTAGTTGTGAATCTATTAGCGTACATAGCTTCTAGTGGCAAATTGGGATATGAAGTGCTTCTAGGTTCAGTGACTGCCCACGGTGCTAGTTTTCTTGAGTTGACCATGGAAGTCCTTGCTTCCAAGATGGAATGCAAAGTTGATTTTTCAACCGAGGTGCATGAGCTATTGAATGAAAG GTATTTGCTGATGAGAGAAGTTCTGATCCTTCTAAACCGACTAGCCTCGCACGCCATGTTTTCAAAGCCAACCCTGGAGGTGCTGATGGGGAGCAAGCGGTGCGCGGGGTTGACAATCGACATCGCGAACCggctgccccagaggagcaagtacCCCTTGAGGAAGCTAAACCCTCAGATGGCGAATGATCTCGCCGATTTGGCCCAGAAGTTCCGTTCGCGGGTGTACGGTTTCCTGGAGGAGCAACAGCATTCAACAGCTGAGCGTTGCGATACAGGCGCCTTGGGCAAGCCTCCGAGAGTAACAAGATAG
- the LOC119326446 gene encoding protein SENSITIVE TO UV 2-like isoform X2, which produces MDGDGFDDGWWEANQQYLDNICREAEESSASRNPSTATPAPAPAPDPAATTTQHHAPPSAASCPPPSSAAPLSRVPAASYPPSSFAASAAPLPRVPASPNAFAAPASTLYRPPAAPPHAAAISPFAHPSHMPASAPLHFSPPRELSQRVPDAGCGGGFSPPREFSQRPSSSAAAEDTDCQITGAAGPNRPRGAPRERDARPPSQAHGDRVKAVPPRGRLPRAAKEKESKSAEELRRELERTLKQMNDLKNEHIELKKGMKEKDLEIEAKEAEIHNLKKANVDISSKEMDIDQPCHTPANEALHARGSCWTSTKRISLEESGHPELERNKSKDIKTKGVQTDLPLNSGHLERKKVLMNNISSNLCAIWGRPANSMLGRSLISKILASCSEEMLTLFQSARLPDKCETSTEASSSMNNAVSEVYDIIVKMNSDTIPIRTLLEALLNLCVVGNAVVVGRALRILHSILQNLLTHGTRSNQRNNVSIETYVDNNMEMEGNNQEHSSALLNMPDPEEAGLHIGNMLIPSTFWTPFFTGVLQIALKYLEEGIRVDALSIMILIVRTSDSKGEREKFGFISIMESLHQLLQKENALLVKKHSVHLLFLLLNCPVMLKMLCSGGKDGSELMETVGCENEPQQAINSVLKDLSECLTCEATTSLELKLCRLVVNLLAYIASSGKLGYEVLLGSVTAHGASFLELTMEVLASKMECKVDFSTEVHELLNERYLLMREVLILLNRLASHAMFSKPTLEVLMGSKRCAGLTIDIANRLPQRSKYPLRKLNPQMANDLADLAQKFRSRVYGFLEEQQHSTAERCDTGALGKPPRVTR; this is translated from the exons ATGGACGGCGACGGCTTCGACGACGGTTGGTGGGAGGCGAACCAGCAGTACCTCGACAACATCTGCCGCGAAGCCGAGGAGAGCTCCGCCTCCCGCAACCCTAGCACCGCCACCcccgctcccgctcccgctcccgacccagccgccaccaccacccagcaccacgcgccgccctccgccgcctcgtgccctcctccctcctccgccgctcccctctccCGCGTCCCGGCCGCCTCGTACCCTCCTTCGTCCTTCGCCGCATCTGCCGCTCCACTCCCCCGCGTCCCCGCCTCGCCAAATGCATTCGCCGCACCCGCCTCCACCCTCTACCGGCCTCCCGCCGCGCCGCCCCATGCCGCCGCCATCTCCCCCTTCGCGCACCCCTCCCACATGCCCGCCTCCGCGCCCCTCCACTTCTCGCCCCCGAGGGAGCTCTCCCAGCGCGTCCCGGAcgccggctgcggcggcggcttctCTCCTCCGCGGGAGTTCTCCCAGCGCCCCTCCTCCTCGGCGGCGGCCGAGGACACCGACTGCCAGATCACAGGGGCGGCGGGCCCCAACCGGCCCAGGGGTGCGCCGAGGGAGAGGGATGCCAGGCCGCCGAGCCAGGCCCATGGCGACCGCGTCAAGGCCGTGCCGCCCAGGGGGAGGCTCCCTAGGGCGGCCAAGGAGAAAGAGAGCAAGTCGGCCGAGGAGCTCAGG AGGGAGCTGGAGCGTACCTTGAAGCAGATGAATGACTTG AAAAACGAGCACATTGAGCTGAAGAAAGGCATGAAAGAGAAAGACCTTGAAATCGAGGCCAAAGAAGCAGAGATTCATAATCTTAAGAAGGCAAATGT AGATATTTCTAGTAAGGAGATGGATATTGATCAGCCTTGCCATACCCCTGCAAATGAGGCTTTGCATGCCAGGGGTTCCTGTTGGACATCCACAAAGAGAATATCTTTGGAG GAAAGCGGCCACCCTGAATTAGAAAGGAACAAATCTAAGGACATTAAGACTAAAGGAGTCCAGACAGATCTTCCACTGAACAGTGGACATCTTGAGCGCAAGAAAGTATTAATGAATAACATCTCTAGCAATCTATGTGCAATCTGGGGCAGGCCAGCTAACAGTATGTTAGGGAGGAGTTTGATCTCGAAGATCCTTGCTTCTTGCTCAGAAGAAATGTTGACACTTTTCCAATCTGCGAGATTACCAGACAAGTGTGAAACCTCTACTGAAGCGAGCTCCTCCATGAATAATGCTGTTTCGGAAGTATATGATATTATTGTCAAG ATGAATAGTGACACCATACCTATACGGACGCTTCTTGAAGCATTGCTAAATCTGTGTGTTGTTGGTAAT GCTGTTGTTGTCGGTAGAGCGCTGCGGATATTGCATAGCATCTTGCAGAACTTGCTCACTCATGGAACCAGGTCTAACCAAAG GAACAATGTTTCTATTGAGACGTATGTTGACAATAACATGGAAATGGAGGGGAACAATCAAGAACACAGTTCTGCTTTGCTGAATATGCCTGACCCAGAGGAAGCTGGACTTCACATTGGAAATATGTTAATTCCTTCTACATTCTGGACTCCATTCTTCACTGGAGTGCTACAAATTGCGCTAAAATATTTGGAAGAGGGTATTCGTGTTGATGCATTATCCATAATGATTCTCATTGTAAGGACTAGTGATTCCAAAGGGGAGCGTGAAAA ATTTGGATTTATTTCTATAATGGAAAGCTTGCATCAGTTGCTGCAGAAAGAGAATGCATTGCTCGTAAAGAAGCATTCGGTGCATCTACTTTTCTTGCTTTTGAACT GCCCTGTGATGTTGAAGATGCTTTGCAGTGGAGGTAAAGATGGTTCTGAACTGATGGAAACTGTTGGATGTGAAAACGAACCACAACAAGCTataaactcagttcttaaggacttgTCTGAATGTTTAACTTGTGAAGCAACGACTTCTCTG GAGCTCAAGCTTTGTCGGCTAGTTGTGAATCTATTAGCGTACATAGCTTCTAGTGGCAAATTGGGATATGAAGTGCTTCTAGGTTCAGTGACTGCCCACGGTGCTAGTTTTCTTGAGTTGACCATGGAAGTCCTTGCTTCCAAGATGGAATGCAAAGTTGATTTTTCAACCGAGGTGCATGAGCTATTGAATGAAAG GTATTTGCTGATGAGAGAAGTTCTGATCCTTCTAAACCGACTAGCCTCGCACGCCATGTTTTCAAAGCCAACCCTGGAGGTGCTGATGGGGAGCAAGCGGTGCGCGGGGTTGACAATCGACATCGCGAACCggctgccccagaggagcaagtacCCCTTGAGGAAGCTAAACCCTCAGATGGCGAATGATCTCGCCGATTTGGCCCAGAAGTTCCGTTCGCGGGTGTACGGTTTCCTGGAGGAGCAACAGCATTCAACAGCTGAGCGTTGCGATACAGGCGCCTTGGGCAAGCCTCCGAGAGTAACAAGATAG